The sequence TCGTCCGCCGGCTGGACGAAAGAGCCATCTACGACTCGCTGAAGATCGCAGGTCAGGAtggagaaggtggaggctgCCATTCCCCTGGATGTTTCAACCGATCCGTTTCTCCCTCTGTGTCGTCTTTCTCAGCACCGGGAGTGTCCTCGTCCTCTGCAAAGAagcaccaccatcaccaccaccatcaccatggagacagcACCAAGAACAGAGATAGTCGACAGTCCTGGAAAGTCTTGACACCTCCGAAACACATGGAGTGTCTGGAGCTCACAACAGCCGAGATGATGGACAGAGGAGGGGGGTATCTGAACCCAGGACACTACCCTCCAGGGGGGCAGTCCTCTTCTCTAACATCCCCTCTTATTTCACCCTTCTCTGGATCCCCTCTCTCGTCAGGTTACCACACTCCAGTGTTTTTCTCCCCGGCCAAACCTCGGCCAAGTCAGAGCCAGAGTTTACGTTGTTCCCCTCCCCAAGTGATCCAGCCGAGGCATTACTCCCAAACCCAGAGCCTGAGGATGTCCCCACCCCACGAGCTCAGACGGTCGCCCTACAGAGCCCCGCTGGTCCAACTGTCCGCCCACGACCTGGAGCATGACCTGAGGGAGCGGGGAGGAGGGTGGGGGCGCAACGAGCGCGACAGGGACTGggaaagggagagagagagggagatggagaGGGGGTGGGCCCAACGAGAgtgggagagggagagagaaagggggaggctggagagggagagagctagagagagagagaggagggagaCTTCCACGTTTGGGACCTTTGGTTATGGCCAACCGGTTCCTCTGCGTTCAGACTCAGTGTTTCTAGagtctgaacagggtctggacACAGCTCCTCTGTTGCTCCCCCAGCCCTCACCTTCACCCTCACCCAACGCTGCTCCGAGAATGGGCACCGGAGCAGTGGGTAGGAACAGGGCTGGGTCAAAAGTTGGCCCTGAGGTCGTATGTGGAGGGATGGTGACCAAGTTTGACAACGGGAGTGTCAGTTTGATGCTAGTTGACAGTAAATCTGGGCATGGGCCCAGGTTAGTGAGCGAAACTATAACTGGAAACCTGTCAGAGGCTGAAATCAGGGCAGGAATGCACGAACACCACCGAGTGGAGAGCTGGAACAAATCCGACAATCGGTCCAGGGCGAGTGTGAAGAACATGTCAGAAAAGAGGGTGGGTTCTCAGGTGAAAACAAGGCCAGGAGGTCGGGATTTGGAGGGAAAAGTGCAGTCCGGGTTGGAGATTAAGGAAAGACACAGAGTGGAGGCTAAGAATGGAGAAAAAACTGGTTGGGTGATGACTCAACCAGAACCTGCTACCAAAGAAGTTCCTTTTAACAGGAGCGACACCGAGAAGATGACCAGGCTTGTAGATAAGGCTCAGCCTGAACCTGCATCTGGTCTTGGGATGAAACCAGAACCTGATGTAGGATTTGAGGTTAAAGCTGGTTCTCAACAGGtggagaaaaagatggaaatggTAACTGAAGTTAAAGCTAAAGTTAACAATGAGGTTAGTGCAGCACCAGAGACCAGAATAGAAGCTAAAGCTGAGACAGATATTAAAGCTGCACCTAAGTCTAAGCCTGAGGCAGAACCAGAAGCAAGGGGTGGGGAAGAGACAGTGAAGGAGAGCAGCAGTGAAGCCAAGAATGACTCAAAAACTACAGATAAAGCTCAGACATGTTCTGGAGAAAAAACTGAAGCTCCTTCTGTAGataaagcagagaaaaaacCAGTGGAGGTTGAAAAAAGTACAGGGAAAAGTTCAAGATCTAAGTCTAAATCATCTAAGTCCTGCTCCAGAACTCGACCTGGAACAGCCACAGGGCTGCGACCAGGTGCGCTCAGCCCTCGACAAAACAAAGGGCTAGGAGACTTTGAGTTAACTGGGCCACCTGAAGGCATCGAGTCCACCTGGCCCCGCAGAATCATGGTGAGAAAGAGGACTGTTCGACAGGGAGGGGCGCTCCATAATCTCCCTATCCTCCCCCCACTCCCTTCTGTTCTGTCAGCTTTGGAGAAGAGGCGTCCACACCCACGTCCAGGTTCAGAGAATCCATTATCAAGTGTTATGAACACAGGTCGGTGCTCACTGAGGGAGCCTTCTCACCCAGAACCAGCACAGGGGAGCAGTTTGGTGGGCAGAGCTTCCCTCAGGGAGCAGAACCTGGAGCACTGGAGGGTCTACAAAGAGAATGAAGAACCCAGGAGATCCAGAAGCAGGGAAAAACAAGGAGAGAAGGCTAGGGAGAAGActgagaaggaggagaggaaggagaatgaggagaagagagaggagaaagtggagaaggaaaaagagaaggTTAGTGTTGATATGGAGCTTTCAGAGGAAGCCAAACAAGCAACGACAGAGAAAAGGACGGAGGAGAAACTTCAAGAAACTTCAAGCAGAAAGagggaagagaaaaaagagagggaTGTAGAAATAACAttcaaagaagaagaggatggcGGGATGAAGACTGAAGTTGTAATTCAAGAGCAACAAGGTCACGACTTGGTGGAGGTGGTGGCTAAATTACACCAAGAGGAAGGTGAGGTGGAGGGAGGAGAGGGGGTGACACTtggggaggagggaggggtgGAGAGTTGGGACGCTGTACTCGACATGGTTAACACACTGTGGGATGATAGCTGGGAAAAacgaggagcaggaggaggaggaggaggaggtgatgcAGACTCCTTCTCAGGCTCCCTGCAGCGTTGGCCTCTCCTCCGCCCCCCGGTCGGGTTCGGGGGCTCCCACCCCCCATCCTCGGCAGCCTCAGAGCTCAGCCTGACAGAGTTAGAGAGGAGGGCCAGGGAGCTGGACTCGGACCTGGAGCATCTGGACCTGTCTCAGCCTCACAGGGAAAACCAGGAATCGTACCAAAACCTGCTGGAGCCACAGAGGGAACGGGCTGACATGTACCAGACACACCCAGGACCACAAAGAGACAAGGCTGCTCTGCTTACAGGTAACACCCCCGACAGGTTTCAGACATATTGGCTTTTATTTCATCAAGGTTTGTCCTTCATGtgctttaaattatttgaaaattatatttttagaattttCACAAATATACTGCTATTAACTgtaatacaaaagaaaaaaaacaagacattttaatTCACTACTCGTTTAATCCTACAAGTACAGAGCAGAATTTATGAATTTATGAATAAACAATAGATACATAAGCTGATATTTCTatctacaaataaaaatgtaccaaATTAAATCATTCATTAAACAGTTATggttagataaataaataaacaaaaatctatCTCTAATCAATCCATCAAAGTCTGTTTCTTACAGCAGCACCCAAGTGCTGAACatcatataaacaaataaatacaaaaacacattaagaacgAACTAAATACGTAaggaacaaataaatacataataaatcattcCTCTCATTTAACAGTTATAATTAAATAGTGCTTTGATgactaataaataaacaattgaACAAATAATtagacaaataaattaaaataaacataaataaatagtgaTGTTTCAAAAAGTATAAATGTaatgaacttttttatttatttatttatactggtGCAGTCAAATAGTGCCCTgatgataaacaaacaaacaaacaaacaaacaaataaataaataaataaaaatttcctgacacatttttaaaaaatatgttaataaataaaattaatacaatCACTCATCACGACAGTTGCAGCCAAATAGTgctttgaaaagaaagaaagagagaaagaaagaaagaaagaaagaaagagaaagaaaaattgaaCCATAATTAGTTCTAATTCGGATTGTCCGtcttctttttgtgcatttgttttggtatttgtttatattcagtgtaaaaaaacagtttaattatgGAAACTGAACCTTGTTAtttcagcagctgtttctttcttttaatgctGTAATGGTAGGAATcattaaatagttttaatgcattcatcagtttttctgcagagtcatgtttttctttctgattaaAATCAAGCACCGCGGTTATTACAATTAAAGAATAACACGTAAAGAACAGCTCTTCAGTAGGAAACTAATGCCAGGTAGTATTTTACCTGTCTGCCCTGTTAAAGAATACTGCAGGGGATCTTTAGATGAAAACATCTCAGAGTTCTGTTTCTTTGCTTCAAAGCAATT comes from Melanotaenia boesemani isolate fMelBoe1 chromosome 20, fMelBoe1.pri, whole genome shotgun sequence and encodes:
- the LOC121631385 gene encoding daf-12-interacting protein 1-like, which translates into the protein MGKPLSRPGCFRKSSCCLEKHGIGDGGVGGRDMGVEGGYGDGYVPQRSIYDTMCINQQIDSHHHHSGGSVRRDGGGEGSFYSASGSLRVSRSPADMFDPQPRSLTPNPSFVRRLDERAIYDSLKIAGQDGEGGGCHSPGCFNRSVSPSVSSFSAPGVSSSSAKKHHHHHHHHHGDSTKNRDSRQSWKVLTPPKHMECLELTTAEMMDRGGGYLNPGHYPPGGQSSSLTSPLISPFSGSPLSSGYHTPVFFSPAKPRPSQSQSLRCSPPQVIQPRHYSQTQSLRMSPPHELRRSPYRAPLVQLSAHDLEHDLRERGGGWGRNERDRDWEREREREMERGWAQREWERERERGRLERERARERERRETSTFGTFGYGQPVPLRSDSVFLESEQGLDTAPLLLPQPSPSPSPNAAPRMGTGAVGRNRAGSKVGPEVVCGGMVTKFDNGSVSLMLVDSKSGHGPRLVSETITGNLSEAEIRAGMHEHHRVESWNKSDNRSRASVKNMSEKRVGSQVKTRPGGRDLEGKVQSGLEIKERHRVEAKNGEKTGWVMTQPEPATKEVPFNRSDTEKMTRLVDKAQPEPASGLGMKPEPDVGFEVKAGSQQVEKKMEMVTEVKAKVNNEVSAAPETRIEAKAETDIKAAPKSKPEAEPEARGGEETVKESSSEAKNDSKTTDKAQTCSGEKTEAPSVDKAEKKPVEVEKSTGKSSRSKSKSSKSCSRTRPGTATGLRPGALSPRQNKGLGDFELTGPPEGIESTWPRRIMVRKRTVRQGGALHNLPILPPLPSVLSALEKRRPHPRPGSENPLSSVMNTGRCSLREPSHPEPAQGSSLVGRASLREQNLEHWRVYKENEEPRRSRSREKQGEKAREKTEKEERKENEEKREEKVEKEKEKVSVDMELSEEAKQATTEKRTEEKLQETSSRKREEKKERDVEITFKEEEDGGMKTEVVIQEQQGHDLVEVVAKLHQEEGEVEGGEGVTLGEEGGVESWDAVLDMVNTLWDDSWEKRGAGGGGGGGDADSFSGSLQRWPLLRPPVGFGGSHPPSSAASELSLTELERRARELDSDLEHLDLSQPHRENQESYQNLLEPQRERADMYQTHPGPQRDKAALLTGVSSRSQVSLELSVMASPATDPDRSPADWSAKSAGTSTVGTSSTKEDSSPDSNLTLESDSSGVFLSLSNQSQEDAGSDSDQPISGSELGSSNTSLEKDGEDGGLKEWGREESTELQWCYPSVLSTLSHEEVDGDGEGEESGCGGMGEDETGMDKTPLENTDISVPQSEETPPRKKVTLMGVDSPLPLSPSKQPIKHLLDPIQKPIRSSGLDCGDLDPFVQSDSFVYLAVSARPATMGEAPAVKEILHHDTKQDAQRHAGSKKVHVDLPNMEQDTKLMHLTTQKPEEGDFLCTDSFVYLAAPACLLLGPAGTTPYSGKESDSESSGSGPVDVSVLGCGSVAGDSDWDSDLSDSDPSRSSRILAAGNKPAGVARPKRPPTEPDWDLYEEATEPEMLEELQDEHDRREITEVTTGVEAEEEAASAVPMATPSVTTAAQPATSAEQSTTKKVTWQFKPAQRSVCTGSRKEKEKESLALGTFTEPGGGDTFRPSPSSSSSSSSSPSSSSSG